Proteins found in one Arachis stenosperma cultivar V10309 chromosome 8, arast.V10309.gnm1.PFL2, whole genome shotgun sequence genomic segment:
- the LOC130945661 gene encoding uncharacterized protein LOC130945661, giving the protein MTRSSTPEADRPIERQEVAKTEEHDNCDNGRHPFHRSILEVRLPKHFDKPTDMRYDGTQDPLEHLTAFEARMNLEGVGDEVRCRAFPVTLAGPAIKWFNGLPQGSIYNFSDISRAFLAQFTTRIAKAKHPINLLGVTQRQGEPTRKYLDRFNDECLEIDGLTDSVASLCLTNGLLNENFRKHLTTKPVWTMHEIQTVAKEYINDEEVSRVVAANKRQSGYSQARSPSTERELRKKLGKRHSGEGNPPEARALKDRTGGNKNLYCDYHKGYGHQTQDCFDLKDALEQAIREGKLAAFSHLIRDEKALSRPGRGRQDTPVKRRQEPEDRDHGLTVINVVTAKNTAPKSRSAHKKDAKVLAIHLHQCRVPKNPSISFGPEDQWFSDAPENPPMVITARVGTGLVKRILVDTGADSNIMFRNVFDALGLKDADLTTHQHGVIGLGDHYIKPDGVISLPISVGQMQGRRSAMAEFVILRDSTAYNIILGRKTINDFEAIINTKLLVMKFVTDDGSIGTIRGDLETAVACDNASLSLRKKSKEASGVFLADLDARVEDNPRPEPEGTWRNLASVTKGKDSHSLTRTSRMS; this is encoded by the exons ATGACACGATCATCTACTCCCGAGGCAGACCGACCCATCGAGCGACAAGAGGTCGCGAAGACGGAAGAACACGACAACTGTGATAATGGGCGCCACCCGTTCCACCGATCTATCCTCGAGGTCCGGCtgccgaaacacttcgacaagccaacggacatgaggtacgacggaACTCAAGACCCTCTAGAACACCTGACGGCCTTCGAGGCCAGAATGAATCTAGAGGGGGTAGGCGACGAAGTGAGATGCCGCGCCTTCCCGGTGACCTTAGCAGGACCAGCGATCAaatggtttaacggcctccccCAAGGTTCTATCTACAATTTCTCAGACATCAGCCGCGCTTTCCTGGCTCAATTCACAACGCGAATAGCAAAGGCTAAGCATCCTATCAACCTTCTCGGGGTAACCCAAAGACAGGGAGAGCCGACCAGGAAGTACTTGgatcggttcaacgacgaatgcttggaaatTGACGGCTTAACCGACTCGGTGGCCAGTCTTTGCCTAacgaacggcctcctcaacgagaaCTTCCGGAAACACCTCACCACGAAACCAGTTTGGACGATGCATGAAATCCAAACAGTGGCCAAGGAGTATATAAAcgacgaggaagtcagccgagtcgtggctgccaaCAAACGGCAGTCCGGTTACAGCCAAGCACGGAGCCCGTCGACGGAGAGAGAGCTAAGGAAAAAGCTAGGGAAGAGGC ATAGCGGAGAAGGGAATCCTCCCGAAGCCCGAGCACTTAAGGACCGAACAGGAGGAAACAAGAACCTTTACTGTGATTACCACAAGGGGTATGGCCATCAAACACAGGACTGTTTCGACCTGAAGGATGCATTAGAGCAAGCgataagggaaggaaagctggcagcgtTCTCCCATCTTATCAGGGACGAGAAGGCGTTATCGCGACCAGGACGAGGAAGGCAAGACACGCCGGTCAAGCGGCGACAAGAGCCTGAAGACAGAGACCACGGCCTCACGGTGATAAACGTGGTAACGGCAAAGAACACTGCACCAAAATCCCGGTCGGCACACAAGAAAGACGCCAAGGTACTGGCGATTCATCTTCACCAGTGCAGAGTACCAAAAAACCCGTCCATTTCTTTCGGCCCAGAAGATCAATGGTTCAGCGACGCCCCGGAAAACcctcccatggtcatcacggccagagtaggaaccggcctcgtcaaacggATCCTTGTCGACACTGGGGCCGactcaaacatcatgttccgaAACGTGTTCGACGCACTGGGGCTGAAGGATGCCGACCTGACGACCCACCAGCACGGGGTTATCGGGTTAGGCGACCACTACATCAAACCAGACGGAGTCATTTCCCTACCGATCTCGGTAGGACAGATGCAAGGCCGAAGGTCGGCGATGGCCGAATTCGTGATCCTCCGAGACTCCACAGCCTACAATATCATCTTGGGAAGGAAGACAATCAATGATTTTGAGGCCATAATCAACACCAAGCTACTAGTTATGAAGTTCGTCACCGATGATGGATCCATAGGGACCATAAGAGGAGACCTCGAGACGGCGGTCGCCTGCGACAACGCCAGCCTTTCCCTCAGAAAGAAGTCCAAGGAAGCATCCGGCGTATTCCTAGCCGACCTCGATGCCAGAGTAGAGGACAACCCGAGGCCGGAACCAGAAGGGACCTGGAGAAATTTAGCATCGGTGACGAAGGGGAAAGATTCACATTCGTTAACAAGAACCTCCCGCATGAGTTGA